The sequence ACCATCCACCCGACAAGACCTCCTCGCGTGGGTTGGAACACGGAAATGGGGTAATCGGACCGATCTCCACCTGGCCCATCACCGAGAATGTCTACAAGCAGTTAGTCCCGGTTCGAAGGTAAACGCCAGGGAGCGTCTCTGGGGAGAGCGGGCCACTACCCGGAGAGGGAGCGCGGAGGTTCACCCTTTTGCGGCGAGTCAGGCTGGGAAACACGGGCCTGCACTCGTCCCCGGTGAATTTCCGGCTGTCCTGACCGCTTGGGGTTGCCGAATGTCTTTTCTCCCCCGGCGGATTCCACCTATAATGACCGGTCAATCGGAGTGAAAGCGATGACACATCCGCGAGTTTACAATTTCTCGGCGGGACCGGCGATGCTCCCTCTTTCCGTGCTTCAGCAGGCACGGGAGCATCTCATCAGCCTTCCAGGGGTCGGCATGTCCGTTTTGGAGATCAGTCACCGGTCGAGATGGTTCGAAGAGATTCTGGAGGCCGCGGAGGCGAATCTGCGTAAGCTCCTTGGTATACCGCCCCACTATCACGTGCTCTTCCTTCAGGGAGGGGCCAGCCTCCAGTTCTCCATGGTGCCGATGAATTTTCTCCGGGGACGTGGATCGGCTGATTACATCGTGACGGGCTCCTGGGGCGAGCGAGCTGTTGCCGAGGCCCGTCGCGAAGGACGTGTGCGCATTGCCTGGAGCGGTCGGGACGAAGGCTATGTCCGCGTACCCTCTCCATCGGAACTGGCGGTTGATTCCTCAGCCGCGTACGTTCATTTCACGTCAAACGAGACGATTCACGGCGTTCAGTTCGCATCCGAACCGGAGGTCGGCGATGTCCCGCTCATCTGCGACGCCTCTTCGGATTTCCTTTCGCGTCCGCTTCAGATCGAGCGATATGCCCTGCTCTATGCGGGGGCGCAGAAAAACGCGGGGCCGGCGGGGCTCACCATCGTCATCCTCCGGGATGACCTGCTGGAAGCAGCCGCCCGCAATCTTCCATCCATGCTGGATTATCGCGTTCATGCGAGCCACCGGTCGGTATACAACACACCTCCGGTCTTCGCCATTTATATCACCAAGCTTGTCACCGACTGGTTATTGGAGGAAATCGGCGGCCTGGAAAAAATGGCGGCCCGTAACCGGGAAAAGGCGCGTCTGCTCTACGACACGATTGATCGTAGCGATGGCTTTTATCGCGGCCACGCGCGACCCGACAGTCGCTCGATGATGAACGTGACCTGGCGATTGCCCTCTGTCGCTCTGGAAAAAGAGTTTCTGCGCCAGGCCGAGCAACGGGGACTCTATGAGCTGAAAGGACATCGCTCCGTCGGGGGATTGCGAGCGTCGCTTTACAATGCCATGCCCCTGGAGGGTGTGCGCGCGCTGTGCGACTTCATGAAGGAGTTTCAGCACGCTCACTCGGTCGCTCAATGATGGAGTCAGTGCGGTCCTCTGCGCCGCATAGAGCGTCGCTGAAGAGCTGAACCTGATCGAATCATTAGCCGACGTTCTTCAATCCGGCCGCTCTTAGAAACGCCCCGATCCCTCTGGGTATATTTGGTAGGGGTTCCCCTGTGGGTTCTTTCCCCGCCTTGGAAGAAACGGTCAATCCCGGCTGTTCGATGGTCACTGGTTTGAGGCTCACGCTCCTCATGTGCATCTCGACACGGCCGAGCGTCCCATCGTAGATAGCCTGGTGACGAAAGCCGGTGAGATGTGTCCGCCAGGTTCTCGATTGATGCGCACCGGGAGGTTGAGAGCGAGCGGAGCCATCACGCCCCCGCCATCATTGTAAGTTCGTTCGAGAATCGTCCGGTTCTTCCGCGGATCAATCCCGGTCGCGAGTCGGTCATCAGTATGACTCTGGCGGTAGGACCGACTTTCGAAGTGAACGAGCCGATGGGTAGATGGCCCGCAGTTTCTCCTGAAAGGGTTCGGGTAGTTTCTGCTGCGAAGGGCCGGAGGACGATGATGGGACCCGCCCATCGCAGTGCCCGTTACGCATTCGTATCGTTCCGATTGAAGCCTCTCCAGAACCGCACCCCGCTCAGGTAATGGTAAGTTTCCTCGCGCAACGGTATAGCAAGGTCTCAGCAAATATCATGCGGAATGGCGATCGAATCCGAGAGAGTACCGGTATCAACGCGAAAGAGTGAGAGAGTATGTCCTCTTTGAACAAAGAGCCCCTTCTCCTGGTGCCGGGCGACATGGCCGACCTCCCAGCAGAAGCGGATTGACAATAGGCAGTCGGGATGGGGGGAGTAAATCACCGTTCAGATCGTGCAAAGGATCGAACGTGCACTGTTGGGGTTCGTGCACCCACTCACAGAAAGTTTGGGTTGAAGAAGGAAGCCATTTCCGTCGGTTTCGTCATCATACGACCCGATGCCATAAAGCGGGCACTGGCGTTGCCGTCGGTCTCCATCCGCTCCCCGTGTGCTTCCCGCGCGACGTTACGTTCGTTGCCGATGCCATTGGCCTGTCGAGGAGGGAGGACCATGTTAATCCACATATCCCGTACAGCCGGTAGTGGCTCTTGCTTCGATCTCCGACCTAGGCTAGTCTGATGCCATCATGATTCTGGCGCGAGTCATCGGAAACGTCGTGGCGACGCAAAAGAACGAGCGGTATCAGGGGGCGCGCATCTTGCTCGTTCAACCCATTACGCCTGACGGGAAGGATCATGGTCACCCCCTGGTTGCGCTCGATGCGGTGCAGGCCGGGATCGGGGATACCGTGCTGGTCGTTCAAGAGGGATGGTCGGCATCAACGGCGGCAACGGGTGAACCGGGTGCTGCTATTGATTCGACCATCGTGGGGGTGGTTGATACAATCGAGTTCGTTGCTGACGAAAAACTGTAATGCCATTGGGGTGGCCGCGCCGCATGTGTTATCTCCGGACAGGGGTGCGGTCCTCTTTTTGCTATCCCGGTGATACTGTGGCCCATAGACCACACACGTGATGCGTAAGTGCAACATGATTAGGGGTCGCCCGGAAGTGCGCAAGCGAGAGGGCACTCCCGAAAGTGTTTGAAAACCAAGGGGTCACGCCGAGCCTCATTCCGCGCGCAGGCGGCGGCACAGGAATTGCTAACATATCTGTTGCTATGCTCACGAGGCAAACAACGATCAAGCGGCCGGTCGAAGTCAAGGGGGTGGGATTGCATACGGGCGTCAGCGTGCGCTTGCGGCTTTGTCCGGCACCGGCGTACACCGGGATTGTGTTCTGTCGTACTGATCTGGATCGGTTCGAGATTCCCGCTCGGCCCGAGCACGTAGCGCATGTGAGCTATGCGACAACGCTCGTTCGCCGGGGAGTCATGATCAGCACGGTCGAGCATTTGCTCTCGGCTCTAGCAGGGTGTGGCGTAGATAATGTACTCATCGAGATTGATTCGCTCGAGGTGCCGATCCTCGACGGGAGCGCTCTTCCATTTGTCGAGATGATCGAGGCCGCCGGGAAGGTCATTCTCGATGCTCCCCGTTACTATCTCCGCGTGCGCAAGGTTCTTTCGGTCGAAGAAGGGGACAAGCGGCTGACCCTCAGTCCCCACACGACTTTCTCCGTGTCGGGGACGATTGATTTTCCTCATCCGTTGATCGGGAGACAAACCCTCACTGTGACGCTTGATGAGCCGACCTATTCGCGTGAGATCGCTCCGGCGCGCACCTTTGGCTTTTTGCGGGAGGTTGAGGGGCTTCGGCGGATGGGCCTCATCCGTGGCGGGTCACTGGAAAATGCCATTGTTCTTGATGGGGAGAGAATCCTCAATCCCGAAGGGTTGCGCTTTGCCGACGAATTCGTCCGTCACAAGGTGCTGGATCTCATCGGTGATCTCGCGCTGCTTGGCCATCCTCTGCTCGGTCGGATCGAGGCCGAGCGTCCTGGCCATGCCTTGAATACGACGGCCGTGCGGAAACTGTTGAGCGATCCACAGGCCTGGGAACTCACGGAGCTTGATGCTCTGGGTTCCGCCGGCCCCTCGGTAGAGAAGCCGGCCATTATCCATGCCGAGACAGCTCACCCCGAAGCCGCTTCCGGTTCGAGAAGTTGGTTGATGGCGTTTAAGAGTTCCTCGATGACGTAAGGTTTTTGGACAAACCGGATGTTTGGCGCCGTCAGAATGTCCTGATCAATGTTTTCGCTGTTATAGCCACTGCTCAAGATGACTTTCACCTGAGGATTGATCCGCGTCAGCCACCGATAACACATAATTCCGCTCATCTTCGGCATGGTCAGATCGAGGATGACGATATCAATGTCGCTCACCCTCTGCTGGTACGTCTCAAGAGCTTCGGCTGCGTCCGATGCCGTCAAGGTCTGGAAACCGTAACGGTGAAGGATGGCTTGGGCAACGCGCACAACGGCTGGTTCATCGTCTACGATGAGGAGCGTGCGCCTGGCCGACGATGAGCCCGGATCAGGCATCGGACTATCAGGTGTACCGGATTCAATCGGAGCGGCGGGAAAAAGCAGCGTGATGCGGGTTCCGGCACCCGGTTTGCTCTCGACGTCAATGAGCCCTTCAAAGCTTCTCACCACGCCGTAGACAATCGCTAAACCCAATCCCGTTCCCCGACCGACCTCCTTGGTGGTGAAAAAGGGATCGAAAATACGTCGCAAGTTCTCTTCGGCGATTCCCACGCCGGTGTCGCTGACGCTGAGGGCAACGAACTCGCCCGAACGCGCTTCCCCAAGCAGTGGACGGAACGTGTGCGCGTCAATCAGCCTGTTCTCCGTCTCCAGCGTGAGGGTTCCTCCTAGCGGCATGGCGTCGCGGGCGTTGATGCAAAGGTTGACCACCGCCTGCTCGATCTGAGCCGGATCGGCTACGATTGGCCAAAGGTCATCGGCTTTTTTCAGATGGATCGTAATGGTGGGATCAAAGGTCGGGCGGAGAAACCGCACCACTTTCTCGACGATCACATTGAGGTTGATCCGCGCCGGGCGGGTCGAAATCTGGCGACTAAAGGTGAGAAGTTGTGTCGTCAACTCAGCCGCGCGTTTAGCTGCCTGCTCGATCTGCATCAGAGCCTCCCATCGGGGATCGCCCGGACTGGCTTCCCCAAGGAGCAGGGAGGCGTATCCGAGAATCACCGTCAGTAAGTTGTTGAAGTGGTGGGCGACACCCGCTGCCAGTGTCCCGACGCTCTCCAATCGCTGGGCCTGAACCAACTGTCGCTCCAGCGCTTTTTTCTCCGTCACGTC comes from Blastocatellia bacterium and encodes:
- the serC gene encoding 3-phosphoserine/phosphohydroxythreonine transaminase, which encodes MTHPRVYNFSAGPAMLPLSVLQQAREHLISLPGVGMSVLEISHRSRWFEEILEAAEANLRKLLGIPPHYHVLFLQGGASLQFSMVPMNFLRGRGSADYIVTGSWGERAVAEARREGRVRIAWSGRDEGYVRVPSPSELAVDSSAAYVHFTSNETIHGVQFASEPEVGDVPLICDASSDFLSRPLQIERYALLYAGAQKNAGPAGLTIVILRDDLLEAAARNLPSMLDYRVHASHRSVYNTPPVFAIYITKLVTDWLLEEIGGLEKMAARNREKARLLYDTIDRSDGFYRGHARPDSRSMMNVTWRLPSVALEKEFLRQAEQRGLYELKGHRSVGGLRASLYNAMPLEGVRALCDFMKEFQHAHSVAQ
- a CDS encoding EutN/CcmL family microcompartment protein, yielding MILARVIGNVVATQKNERYQGARILLVQPITPDGKDHGHPLVALDAVQAGIGDTVLVVQEGWSASTAATGEPGAAIDSTIVGVVDTIEFVADEKL
- the lpxC gene encoding UDP-3-O-acyl-N-acetylglucosamine deacetylase, which codes for MLTRQTTIKRPVEVKGVGLHTGVSVRLRLCPAPAYTGIVFCRTDLDRFEIPARPEHVAHVSYATTLVRRGVMISTVEHLLSALAGCGVDNVLIEIDSLEVPILDGSALPFVEMIEAAGKVILDAPRYYLRVRKVLSVEEGDKRLTLSPHTTFSVSGTIDFPHPLIGRQTLTVTLDEPTYSREIAPARTFGFLREVEGLRRMGLIRGGSLENAIVLDGERILNPEGLRFADEFVRHKVLDLIGDLALLGHPLLGRIEAERPGHALNTTAVRKLLSDPQAWELTELDALGSAGPSVEKPAIIHAETAHPEAASGSRSWLMAFKSSSMT
- a CDS encoding response regulator → MKEPDPTTDTAESHEITESSPLKERDALLDRLALEIHRSSDVRTVTRAATEALARLLDADRCLFFTVREAEDIIEPVHEFLKPGVPSALRRYALSEFRELVRVVRDQGVLAIADVENDPLTRPYYSRVYQPLGTRSALYAAVEQDGVLKAITCIGIVNRQRSWNPSEINLVRTVTHHIGIALRQAELIEHLHRSEERYREMFEKAVVGMYQSTPEGKILAANPALVKMLGYDSLDELLQVDIERTLYLDPAVRRRNIAELHRTGRLTGVQFALKRKNGTVVIVEEHARAVTDRRGKVLYYEGTLIDVTEKKALERQLVQAQRLESVGTLAAGVAHHFNNLLTVILGYASLLLGEASPGDPRWEALMQIEQAAKRAAELTTQLLTFSRQISTRPARINLNVIVEKVVRFLRPTFDPTITIHLKKADDLWPIVADPAQIEQAVVNLCINARDAMPLGGTLTLETENRLIDAHTFRPLLGEARSGEFVALSVSDTGVGIAEENLRRIFDPFFTTKEVGRGTGLGLAIVYGVVRSFEGLIDVESKPGAGTRITLLFPAAPIESGTPDSPMPDPGSSSARRTLLIVDDEPAVVRVAQAILHRYGFQTLTASDAAEALETYQQRVSDIDIVILDLTMPKMSGIMCYRWLTRINPQVKVILSSGYNSENIDQDILTAPNIRFVQKPYVIEELLNAINQLLEPEAASG